The Microscilla marina ATCC 23134 genome has a segment encoding these proteins:
- a CDS encoding SDR family oxidoreductase — MKTVLITGSSSGIGKAAVQFFQSKGWQVAGTMRRPENENELNQLDNVKLYALDVTNNESVKTAINQTIQDFGGIDVVVNNAGYGLAGPFETATEEQIARQYDTNLFGVMRVTREILPHFRARKAGMFVNITSIGGLIALPFNSLYHGTKWALEGFTESLRFELEPFNIKVRLVEPGGVKTDFAGRSLVMTNTDTDIKDYDETLQKAFAAFMDPSRGEHYSEPAQIAEVIYEAATSESDQMKYVAGEDAKQLWQARQSMTLEDFHGMLDADFGLGKSVEV; from the coding sequence ATGAAAACAGTACTCATCACCGGAAGTTCTTCAGGAATAGGCAAAGCAGCCGTTCAGTTTTTTCAGTCAAAAGGTTGGCAAGTAGCAGGCACGATGCGCCGTCCTGAAAACGAAAATGAGTTAAACCAGTTAGACAACGTGAAGCTATACGCCCTGGATGTGACTAACAACGAATCGGTAAAAACTGCCATCAACCAAACCATTCAAGACTTTGGCGGTATAGACGTAGTGGTTAACAATGCAGGTTATGGTTTGGCGGGTCCCTTTGAAACCGCTACCGAAGAGCAAATAGCGCGTCAATACGATACCAACTTGTTTGGTGTAATGCGGGTTACCCGCGAAATATTGCCTCATTTTAGAGCGCGCAAAGCAGGTATGTTTGTTAATATTACTTCTATTGGCGGTTTGATTGCCCTGCCTTTCAATTCTTTGTACCACGGTACTAAGTGGGCGTTGGAAGGTTTCACCGAATCGCTTAGGTTTGAGCTTGAGCCTTTCAATATCAAGGTACGTTTGGTAGAGCCAGGTGGGGTCAAAACAGATTTTGCCGGGCGTTCGTTGGTAATGACCAATACCGATACAGACATTAAAGACTACGATGAGACTTTACAAAAGGCTTTTGCTGCCTTTATGGATCCAAGCCGGGGTGAGCACTACTCTGAACCAGCCCAAATTGCTGAGGTAATTTATGAAGCAGCCACTAGTGAAAGCGACCAAATGAAGTATGTAGCTGGTGAAGACGCCAAACAACTTTGGCAGGCACGTCAAAGCATGACGTTAGAAGACTTTCATGGAATGCTTGACGCTGACTTTGGTTTGGGCAAAAGTGTAGAAGTATAA
- a CDS encoding S9 family peptidase, with the protein MKQLFLQTFFCLTYFCLSSICEKAMAQKKLSIDQIMEGEKFIGYAPSRIFWAEDGSKVYFHWNPKQAPQGALYGVKIRDGKVVGKPEKISKNELANMPDRFGNYNKARTQKVYTQNGDVYWHKNGKIRQITHTTAQESNVSFSGDEKSLVYQQGNNLFEWSLSDGSLKQLTNFKSGNPRHNKKTNKQDQWLKDQQMVLMDVLKKRQKEQAFRKKNRQTPRPKRPKVIYLKGKYVNNLQLSPSKNFVTFRLSSYPDRKRTSVMQFITKSGYTNPVDQRPKVGSPQTSYAFGIFDLKANKVKMVDFEQLAGIYDLPAYYKEYGRKPGKKKARKVIPHSPIWSADGKKAVMVIRSQDSKDRWIVLLNASTGKLKLLNRQRNEAWIGGPGISWNFFMGNVGWMPDNQRVYFQSEKTGYSHLYTVNVNNGKTKALTQGKFEVTEAWISRDKKWWYLRTNEVHPGVYHVYKMPLKGGKRTQITTKTGFNNVTLSPDETQAAVLYSNTNTPPELYLMPNKAKAQAVKITDSRTSAFKQYAWLAPEIISFKARDGATVYARVYRPKTAPKQGKAAIFVHGAGYLQNAHKGWSSYDREYLFHNFLVQNGYTVMDIDYRGSRGYGRDWRTGIYRHMGGKDLTDNVDGAKVLVDRYNIDPNKIGIYGGSYGGFITLMAMFTTPDVFKAGAALRSVTDWAHYNHPYTNNILNTPVLDSIAYARSSPIYFAEGLKGALLMCHGMIDYNVQFQDIVRLSQRLIELRKEDWELAVYPIERHSFVEPTSWADEYKRIFKLFEENLK; encoded by the coding sequence ATGAAGCAACTATTCTTACAAACCTTTTTTTGCTTGACCTATTTTTGCTTGTCAAGTATTTGTGAAAAGGCAATGGCTCAAAAAAAACTGAGCATTGATCAAATCATGGAGGGGGAAAAATTTATTGGCTATGCTCCCTCAAGAATATTCTGGGCAGAAGACGGCAGCAAGGTTTACTTTCACTGGAACCCTAAGCAAGCTCCCCAAGGAGCACTGTACGGGGTAAAAATACGTGATGGGAAAGTAGTGGGTAAACCTGAAAAGATAAGCAAAAATGAACTAGCCAATATGCCAGACAGATTTGGCAACTACAACAAAGCCCGCACCCAAAAAGTGTATACTCAAAACGGGGATGTTTATTGGCATAAAAACGGTAAAATACGCCAGATTACCCATACTACAGCACAAGAAAGTAACGTGAGTTTTTCGGGGGATGAAAAGAGTTTGGTTTACCAACAAGGGAATAATTTATTTGAATGGAGCTTGAGCGATGGTAGCCTTAAACAACTGACTAACTTTAAATCGGGTAATCCCAGGCATAACAAAAAAACCAATAAGCAAGACCAATGGTTGAAAGACCAGCAAATGGTGCTGATGGATGTCTTGAAAAAACGCCAAAAAGAACAAGCATTTAGGAAAAAAAACCGACAAACTCCCCGTCCCAAACGCCCCAAAGTAATTTACCTCAAAGGCAAATACGTAAATAATTTGCAACTGAGTCCTAGCAAAAATTTTGTTACTTTTAGGTTGTCAAGTTACCCCGATCGCAAGCGTACCAGTGTCATGCAATTTATTACCAAATCGGGCTATACCAACCCGGTAGACCAACGCCCTAAAGTAGGCAGCCCCCAAACAAGTTATGCATTTGGTATATTTGACCTAAAGGCAAACAAGGTGAAAATGGTCGATTTTGAGCAATTGGCGGGCATCTATGATTTACCTGCTTATTATAAAGAATATGGTCGCAAACCTGGCAAGAAAAAAGCCCGAAAAGTAATTCCACACTCACCTATTTGGTCGGCAGATGGTAAAAAGGCAGTAATGGTCATTCGTTCGCAAGACTCTAAAGACCGTTGGATTGTGCTATTAAACGCCAGCACTGGTAAACTTAAACTCCTCAATCGCCAACGCAACGAAGCATGGATAGGTGGTCCGGGCATCAGTTGGAACTTTTTTATGGGCAATGTAGGCTGGATGCCCGATAACCAACGGGTATATTTTCAATCCGAAAAAACGGGGTACTCACATCTGTACACAGTCAATGTAAACAATGGCAAAACCAAGGCATTGACCCAAGGAAAGTTTGAAGTGACAGAGGCTTGGATTTCCAGGGATAAAAAATGGTGGTATTTACGTACCAACGAGGTACACCCAGGAGTCTACCATGTTTACAAAATGCCTTTAAAAGGGGGCAAACGTACCCAAATTACCACTAAAACCGGGTTCAACAATGTGACCCTTTCGCCCGATGAAACACAAGCAGCAGTGTTATACTCTAATACCAACACTCCGCCCGAACTCTACCTGATGCCCAATAAAGCAAAGGCTCAAGCAGTAAAAATCACTGATTCGCGCACCTCTGCCTTTAAACAGTATGCATGGCTTGCTCCTGAAATAATTAGTTTTAAAGCCCGCGACGGAGCGACTGTATATGCCAGGGTATACCGTCCAAAAACTGCCCCTAAACAGGGTAAAGCAGCTATTTTTGTGCACGGAGCAGGGTATTTACAAAATGCCCATAAAGGCTGGAGCAGCTACGACAGAGAGTACCTGTTTCATAACTTTTTGGTGCAAAATGGCTATACGGTTATGGATATAGACTACCGAGGAAGCAGGGGCTATGGCAGAGACTGGCGCACAGGTATTTATCGGCACATGGGTGGTAAAGACTTGACTGACAATGTAGACGGAGCTAAGGTATTGGTTGACCGTTATAACATTGACCCTAACAAAATCGGGATTTACGGTGGGTCGTATGGTGGGTTTATTACACTGATGGCAATGTTTACTACCCCTGATGTATTCAAAGCAGGTGCTGCGTTAAGGTCAGTTACTGATTGGGCGCATTACAATCACCCTTATACCAACAATATACTCAACACTCCGGTGCTAGACAGCATTGCTTATGCCAGAAGTTCACCCATTTATTTTGCCGAAGGACTCAAGGGAGCCTTGTTGATGTGTCACGGAATGATTGATTACAATGTACAATTTCAAGACATTGTACGCTTGAGCCAACGTTTGATAGAGCTAAGGAAGGAAGATTGGGAACTAGCAGTTTACCCTATAGAACGCCACAGTTTTGTAGAGCCTACCAGTTGGGCAGACGAGTATAAACGCATTTTTAAGCTGTTTGAGGAAAACCTGAAGTAA
- a CDS encoding DinB family protein, translating into MIQKPLPQEYSAYYQPFIDLIEGDDLTQILENTHSATHKLIRNLPAEKQNHRYAEDKWTIKEVLLHLLDTERVFAYRALRFARQDKTDLPGFEQNGYVFAVNASERSMESIAQELAAVRRSTILLFQNFNEQMLNSKGTANGFTMSVRAISLIIPGHELHHCNIIRERYL; encoded by the coding sequence ATGATACAAAAACCATTGCCTCAGGAATACAGTGCTTATTATCAACCTTTTATAGATTTGATAGAAGGCGATGACTTGACTCAAATATTAGAAAACACCCACTCTGCTACCCATAAATTGATAAGAAACCTACCTGCCGAAAAACAAAATCATCGTTATGCCGAAGATAAATGGACAATCAAAGAAGTATTGTTACACTTGCTCGATACCGAACGAGTATTTGCCTATCGTGCGTTACGCTTTGCTCGCCAAGATAAAACAGATTTGCCAGGTTTTGAGCAAAATGGCTATGTGTTTGCTGTCAATGCCAGCGAACGCTCTATGGAGAGTATTGCGCAGGAACTTGCGGCAGTGCGTCGCTCTACTATTTTACTTTTTCAAAATTTCAACGAGCAAATGTTGAACAGTAAAGGGACTGCCAATGGTTTTACCATGTCGGTGAGGGCAATTAGTTTGATTATACCAGGGCATGAACTACACCATTGCAATATTATCCGGGAGCGTTATCTCTAA
- a CDS encoding sensor histidine kinase: protein MDIYNNKSKFKVGIVAIALLLAGVSLYYTNTLVKKLEQREKRLIDLYAKGLEFAVDEKVGDELTFLMQEIVGANNSVPMILTDEKGKIINSRNIKLPSEQNSSIEEPQKLLSVGEAQKIVEQEEKILQKELAIMREENLPIVVSFLGEKNYIYYRNSDLLEQLRYYPYVQFVVIVIFGLLTYMAFNYSRRAEQNRIWVGLAKETAHQLGTPISSLMAWVEYLRLDETADPIVADELEKDVQRLQMVTARFSSIGSEPTLQPENISVVVQGFMNYLQRRISSQVKVRVKDWLPPEKMVNMNRYLFEWVIENICKNAVDAMAGRGELRLRLREIPEGDVVIDITDTGKGMNKQQVKQVFNPGFTTKKRGWGLGLTLAKRIIEEYHKGRIFIKTSEVDKGTTFSIILKEGIPEEE from the coding sequence ATGGATATATACAACAACAAATCGAAGTTTAAGGTTGGAATAGTAGCTATTGCTTTGCTGCTTGCTGGGGTGTCATTATACTATACCAACACATTGGTAAAAAAACTTGAACAACGAGAGAAAAGGTTGATTGACTTGTATGCCAAAGGGCTGGAGTTTGCTGTAGATGAAAAAGTAGGGGATGAACTAACATTTTTGATGCAAGAAATAGTAGGCGCCAATAACTCAGTTCCTATGATTTTGACTGATGAGAAAGGTAAAATTATCAATTCACGTAACATAAAATTACCCAGCGAGCAAAATAGCTCCATCGAAGAACCCCAAAAGCTACTGTCGGTAGGCGAAGCACAAAAGATTGTCGAGCAAGAGGAAAAGATTCTTCAAAAAGAGCTTGCCATTATGAGAGAAGAAAACCTACCTATAGTAGTCTCATTTCTGGGTGAAAAAAACTACATCTACTACCGAAACTCTGACCTGTTAGAGCAACTCCGTTACTATCCTTATGTACAGTTTGTTGTCATTGTTATCTTTGGTTTGCTTACCTATATGGCATTTAACTATTCACGTCGTGCCGAACAAAACCGGATTTGGGTAGGGCTTGCCAAAGAAACTGCCCACCAACTGGGCACACCTATTTCGTCGCTCATGGCTTGGGTAGAATACTTGCGTCTGGATGAAACCGCTGACCCAATAGTAGCCGATGAACTCGAAAAAGATGTGCAACGTTTACAAATGGTTACGGCGCGTTTTTCAAGCATAGGCTCTGAGCCTACCCTCCAGCCAGAAAATATCTCAGTGGTGGTGCAAGGTTTTATGAACTACCTGCAAAGGCGTATTTCCAGTCAGGTAAAGGTGAGAGTAAAGGATTGGCTTCCTCCCGAAAAAATGGTCAACATGAACCGTTATTTGTTTGAGTGGGTCATAGAAAACATTTGTAAAAATGCAGTAGATGCTATGGCAGGCCGTGGAGAACTACGTTTGCGCTTACGCGAAATCCCAGAAGGAGACGTAGTAATTGACATTACCGACACAGGCAAAGGGATGAACAAACAGCAGGTAAAGCAAGTGTTTAACCCTGGTTTTACTACCAAAAAACGCGGCTGGGGGCTGGGGCTAACACTTGCCAAAAGAATTATTGAAGAATACCACAAAGGGCGTATTTTTATCAAAACCTCAGAGGTTGATAAAGGCACCACTTTTAGCATTATTCTGAAAGAAGGAATACCCGAAGAGGAATAA
- a CDS encoding NAD(P)H-quinone oxidoreductase: MKAVVIKEFGGPEQLRLGEWDKPTPAKNEVLVKVHASALNRADTLQRKGVYPPPAGASPILGLELAGEVVEVGSAISRWQTGDQVFGLVQGGGYAEYAVIHEYMAMPLPQGFTFEQAVAIPEVFLTAFQALRWLARVQPNETVLVHAGASGVGTAAIQLAKAMGARVVVTASVGKHQTCLDLGAELAIDYKTEDFQQRTLDFTQGKGVDVVIDFIAAPYFHQNIEALAVDGRMVILALMGGTKVSEFNLAKMLRKRLSVMGSTLRARSQDYQIKLTQDLAEFAIPLITQGKIAPVIDSVFDWTEVAEAHRYMEANKNVGKIILKIS; this comes from the coding sequence ATGAAAGCTGTAGTTATCAAAGAATTTGGTGGTCCCGAACAACTTAGGTTGGGAGAGTGGGACAAGCCAACCCCTGCAAAAAATGAAGTATTAGTAAAAGTACATGCGTCAGCGCTCAATCGTGCCGATACTCTCCAGCGCAAAGGAGTGTACCCACCACCAGCTGGAGCCAGCCCTATCTTGGGGCTTGAGCTTGCCGGAGAAGTAGTAGAGGTAGGAAGTGCCATAAGTCGTTGGCAAACAGGTGATCAAGTGTTTGGTTTGGTGCAGGGAGGGGGCTATGCTGAGTATGCTGTTATTCATGAATATATGGCCATGCCTTTGCCCCAAGGTTTTACTTTTGAGCAAGCTGTAGCTATTCCAGAAGTATTTCTGACGGCATTTCAGGCGTTACGCTGGCTTGCCCGTGTTCAACCCAACGAGACGGTGCTAGTGCACGCAGGTGCCAGTGGGGTAGGTACTGCGGCTATTCAACTTGCCAAAGCAATGGGAGCCAGGGTGGTAGTGACTGCCTCAGTGGGCAAACACCAAACTTGCCTCGACTTGGGAGCAGAGCTGGCCATTGATTATAAAACGGAGGATTTTCAGCAGCGTACCCTTGACTTTACCCAAGGCAAAGGGGTTGATGTAGTCATTGATTTTATTGCTGCACCATATTTTCATCAAAACATAGAAGCCCTGGCAGTAGACGGGCGTATGGTGATATTAGCTTTGATGGGGGGCACCAAAGTGTCAGAGTTTAACCTTGCCAAAATGCTGCGTAAACGTTTGTCAGTGATGGGGTCTACCTTAAGAGCACGTAGCCAAGACTATCAAATAAAGCTTACTCAAGACCTGGCTGAGTTTGCTATTCCATTAATAACCCAAGGTAAAATAGCACCTGTCATTGATTCGGTGTTTGACTGGACCGAGGTTGCCGAGGCACATCGTTATATGGAAGCCAACAAAAACGTAGGTAAAATTATATTGAAAATAAGTTAA
- the hemA gene encoding glutamyl-tRNA reductase, giving the protein MYNNFKSVTLSYKNTPINIREALSLNENDCKALLRELRELEDMTDMLVLSTCNRTEVYYTSSQDYSAEVIQQLGVLKNIPHIQNYTEYFTLLNNSQEAVHHLFSVAMGLESQVVGDMQISNQVKNAYQWAADIGTAGPFLHRLLHTIFFTNKRVVQETNFRSGAASTSYASVELIEDLANDIRDPKVLVLGVGEIGTDVSRSLEGSFINDITICNRTLAKAEKLAAECGAKVIPFENVRQAILEADIVISSVALNEPFITKESLSQQDLHSFKYFIDLAVPRSVEPVIEDLAGMVVYNIDDINNKASKALERRLQAIPDVKAIVNEAIAEFGEWSKEMEVSPTIKKIKMSLEQIRQEELERYMKDLTQNESDKLEKITKSLMQKIIKLPVLQLKAACKRGDAESLIDVLNDLFDLEKQPTQKIRK; this is encoded by the coding sequence ATGTATAACAACTTCAAATCTGTTACATTATCATACAAAAACACTCCAATCAATATTCGTGAAGCTTTGTCATTAAATGAAAATGATTGCAAGGCTTTGTTGCGTGAACTTAGAGAGTTGGAAGACATGACCGATATGTTGGTACTGTCTACCTGTAACCGTACTGAAGTGTACTATACCTCGTCACAGGATTATTCTGCTGAAGTAATTCAACAACTGGGCGTTTTAAAGAATATCCCGCATATTCAAAACTATACCGAATACTTTACCCTCCTTAACAATTCGCAAGAAGCAGTACATCACTTATTTAGTGTAGCTATGGGGTTAGAGTCTCAGGTGGTGGGCGATATGCAAATCTCTAATCAAGTAAAAAATGCTTACCAGTGGGCAGCCGATATAGGTACAGCCGGACCGTTTCTGCACCGTTTGTTGCACACTATTTTCTTTACTAATAAACGAGTAGTACAAGAAACAAATTTTCGCAGTGGGGCAGCCTCCACTTCTTATGCTTCAGTAGAACTGATAGAAGACCTTGCTAATGACATTCGTGACCCTAAAGTATTGGTATTAGGCGTAGGCGAAATAGGTACCGATGTGAGTCGGTCGTTGGAAGGCAGCTTTATCAATGATATTACGATATGCAACCGTACCTTGGCAAAAGCCGAAAAACTTGCTGCGGAGTGTGGTGCAAAGGTGATACCGTTTGAAAATGTAAGGCAAGCCATTCTGGAAGCAGACATTGTCATTTCTTCGGTAGCCCTTAACGAACCCTTTATTACTAAAGAGAGTTTGAGCCAACAAGACCTACACTCGTTTAAGTATTTTATAGACCTTGCCGTGCCTCGAAGCGTAGAGCCAGTAATAGAAGATCTGGCTGGAATGGTGGTATACAACATTGATGATATCAACAATAAAGCGTCTAAGGCACTTGAGCGTCGCCTTCAGGCAATTCCTGATGTAAAGGCAATTGTCAATGAGGCTATAGCCGAGTTTGGTGAGTGGTCAAAAGAAATGGAAGTGTCGCCTACCATTAAAAAAATAAAAATGTCGCTTGAGCAAATTCGCCAGGAAGAGCTTGAACGTTATATGAAAGACCTTACTCAAAATGAGTCGGACAAACTGGAAAAAATCACCAAAAGCCTCATGCAAAAAATTATTAAGCTTCCGGTGCTACAGCTCAAGGCAGCCTGCAAAAGAGGGGATGCCGAATCTTTAATTGATGTTTTAAATGATTTGTTTGACCTCGAAAAACAACCTACCCAAAAAATACGCAAGTAA
- a CDS encoding grasp-with-spasm system A modified peptide: protein MKVNRKTKLSKLNSELFDGEKLNSAHQQHIKGGQRIPLTCRLIEVTDSHDGIDPRLECIQNGDSC, encoded by the coding sequence ATGAAAGTTAACCGTAAAACAAAGTTGAGCAAATTAAACAGTGAATTGTTCGACGGAGAAAAACTAAACAGTGCACACCAACAACACATCAAGGGTGGGCAGAGAATTCCGCTTACTTGTCGCCTTATAGAAGTTACCGACAGTCACGACGGAATTGACCCAAGACTTGAGTGTATTCAAAATGGTGATTCTTGCTAA